One Aphidius gifuensis isolate YNYX2018 linkage group LG3, ASM1490517v1, whole genome shotgun sequence DNA window includes the following coding sequences:
- the LOC122852037 gene encoding homeobox protein 5-like, with translation MSGRTKVLSKTNPVQKLSSSSRINSMLAKSANIIQSAQHVIDKQNERLKSSTTWQDRPSGIRVSSPRLKSFPAEEIRKSRPTRSCEFITDTPKLNEKTVKNLSTTQIKSNNNKVLSQQHQQRLTNPSSNESINRVLYFTPAMIHDQELLVSTLRQHGISEDIMKRQFDSLLAEQKKQLFYLDQLQNHEVDSPSDSKNNTQRRRISRLDDGKPEWMARITPPWISYATLDNEINNSNTQMHEIRSNEQVVCQPDANLYELQKQQQQQQQPEIGFTHQHYNQNPNTHTQNGDTDISMRVCDHNNDNHLESRSNNANNNRLPVRVYNDIMKKQKQNNGLQDPETIKLAMEMLKNPRHQKGLEYVEKLNRKNEIVKLNGVQDPDETYQTHQNYSNIVDNKMNTKICANGLENTRNSNNPISASLLQLKKNFNEPVYAEYPRRKINSVILPAERENGTIANSVSHDNQHYAPIIQNPQIEGTTADYTMANNSPQQTQDIHQVQASGTEPHNCRRVSFNIDNAPQVVDATDCATNHAHNHQQQSIHQVQENGPEHHECCRVPLDINTPRAVGGADCTLANHSHNYQPQNIHQVQQNEYEPHQCHRVPFNYNQPQVVGAPDCTMTNHPHHHQPQDIYQTQGVESEPHQCRRVSFNTNQPQAVDTTNYTVSNHPHQTQDVYKIQGNEPEHYECCRVPFNTNQAQEQIMQNHNQEFQAILEPKIIGGVQYFTIKPAYFPNNNSTHQ, from the exons atgagTGGACG aaCAAAAGTGTTGTCAAAGACAAATCCGGTGCAAAAATTATCCAGCAGCAGTCGTATTAATTCGATGCTTGCAAAATCTGCAAATATAATCCAAAGTGCACAACATGTTATCGATAAACAGAATGAGAGGCTTAAATCAAGTACAACGTGGCAAGATAGACCATCAGGGATACGTGTTTCATCGCCACGACTAAAAAGTTTTCCAGCCGAAGAAATAAGAAAGTCAAGGCCTACTCGAAGTTGTGAATTTATAACTGACACCCCAAAGCTAAATGAGAaaacagttaaaaatttatcaactactcaaattaaaagtaacaataacaaagtattaagtcaacaacatcaacaacgaTTAACTAATCCATCGAGCAATGAATCTATCAACAGAGTACTGTATTTTACTCCAGCAATGATTCATGATCAAGAACTACTAGTATCAACCTTGAGACAACATGGGATTAGTGAGGATATTATGAAGCGACAGTTTGACTCATTACTGGCTGAACAAAAAAAGCAACTTTTTTATCTTGACCAACTTCAAAATCATGAAGTTGACAGTCCATcagattcaaaaaataatacacaacgAAGACGAATCAGTAGATTAGATGATGGAAAACCAGAGTGGATGGCACGAATTACACCTCCTTGGATATCATATGCAACTTTagataacgaaataaataattcaaatactcAAATGCATGAAATAAGATCAAATGAACAAGTTGTTTGTCAACCAGATGCAAATTTGTATGAGTTACaaaaacagcaacaacaacaacaacaaccagaGATAGGATTTACCCATCAACACTATAATCAAAATCCTAATACTCATACACAAAATGGTGATACAGATATTTCAATGAGAGTATGTGATCACAATAACGACAATCATCTAGAGTCTCGTTCCAATAACGCCAATAACAATCGATTGCCAGTTCGAGTTTACAatgatattatgaaaaaacaaaaacaaaataatggaCTTCAAGATCCAGAGACAATAAAATTAGCAAtggaaatgttaaaaaatccACGACACCAAAAAGGTCTTGaatatgttgaaaaattgaatagaaaaaatgagaTTGTAAAGTTAAATGGTGTACAAGATCCTGATGAGACTTATCAaactcatcaaaattattcaaacattGTTGATAACAAAATGAACACAAAAATTTGTGCAAATGGCTTggaaaatacaagaaattctAATAATCCAATTTCAGCATCACTTTTacagcttaaaaaaaattttaatgaaccAGTTTACGCAGAGTATCCAAgacgaaaaattaattcagtAATTTTACCAGCAGAACGTGAAAATGGAACTATTGCAAATTCTGTAAGTCATGATAATCAGCATTATGCTCCTATTATTCAAAATCCACAAATTGAAGGAACAACAGCAGATTATACAATGGCAAATAATTCTCCCCAACAAACGCAAGATATTCATCAAGTTCAAGCGAGTGGAACTGAACCTCATAATTGTCGTAGAGTGTCATTCAATATCGATAATGCACCGCAAGTTGTTGATGCAACAGATTGTGCGACAAATCATGCCCacaatcatcaacaacaaagtATTCATCAAGTTCAAGAGAATGGACCTGAGCACCATGAATGTTGTAGAGTTCCACTTGATATTAATACCCCACGAGCTGTTGGTGGAGCAGATTGTACATTGGCAAATCATTCTCATAATTATCAACCGCAAAATATTCATCAAGTTCAACAGAATGAATATGAGCCTCATCAATGTCACAGAGTACCATTTAATTACAATCAACCTCAAGTTGTTGGTGCACCTGATTGCACAATGACTaatcatcctcatcatcatcaaccaCAAGATATTTATCAAACTCAAGGAGTTGAATCTGAGCCTCATCAATGTCGCAGAGTTTCTTTTAATACTAATCAACCTCAAGCTGTTGATACAACAAATTACACAGTGTCTAATCATCCTCATCAAACACAAGATGTTTACAAAATTCAAGGAAATGAACCAGAGCATTATGAATGTTGTCGAGTTCCATTTAATACAAATCAAGCTCAAGAACAAATTATGCAAAATCATAATCAAGAATTTCAGGCAATTTTAGAACCCAAAATTATTGGAGGTGttcaatattttacaataaaaccaGCTTATTTTCCAAATAATAACTCAACACATCAATGA
- the LOC122850931 gene encoding 3-hydroxyisobutyryl-CoA hydrolase, mitochondrial-like, with translation MKTFSLKLFFGNKKIAHKLLTRTIITTAQIRSKQIDERFLDNDPDSVIFQEFGDKGLVTLNRPKYLNALSYSMMSKSLSTLTQWELIKQVIVVKGAEENVFSAGGDIKERFFFMKKPDGRELDRMYFSGCIRLLEKIGTYKKPYVSLISGIAMGGGAGVSVLVKYRVATETTLFSTPETSIGLFPNSGCTYFLPRLEGKLGWYLGLTGHHLKGLDVKLAGIATHFVPASKLQALTDALLSPGNQNVEEILKSFDEHDPAAEFSLAKYSKQIDECFSGDTVEEIIYRLKVDGSEWAQSVIHTLQKISPTSLKVTLEALKRSINMISLTEYLEMESNLTENMIMLQKSPDFQEGVRALLVDKNHKPIWNPRNLEDVTDQYIDSLFTKAV, from the exons atgaagaCGTTCAGCTTAAAGCTAttttttggaaataaaaaaatagcccATAAACTTTTAACTAGAACTATAATTACAACAGCACAAA tTAGAAGTAAACAAATTGATGAACGTTTTCTTGACAATGACCCAGATAGTGTGATTTTTCAAGAa TTTGGTGATAAAGGCCTAGTCACCCTGAATAGACCGAAATATTTGAATGCTCTGAGTTATTCAATGATGTCAAAATCACTGTCAACTCTTACACAATGGGAGCTAATAAAACAGGTCATTGTTGTGAAAGGAGCTGAAGAAAATGTATTTTCTGCTGGAGGAGATATAAAAgaacgctttttttttatgaaaaaaccTGATGGTAGAGAACTTGACAGAATGTACTTTTCGGGTTGTATAAG ATTACTCGAAAAAATTGGAACATACAAAAAGCCATACGTATCATTGATAAGTGGAATTGCGATGGGAGGTGGAGCTGGCGTTTCGGTTCTTGTAAAATACAGAGTCGCAACTGAAACAACACTTTTTTCAACGCCTGAAACATCAATTGGATTGTTTCCCAACTCTGGTTGTACATACTTTCTTCCAAGACTGGAAGGAAAACTTGGTTGGTATCTGGGTTTAACAGGACATCATTTAAAAGGTCTAGATGTCAAATTGGCTGGTATTGCTACACACTTCGTGCCAGCCTCAAAACTTCAAGCATTAACTGATGCATTATTATCACCCGGAAATCAAAATGTGGAAGAAATACTTAAAAGCTTTGATGAACATGATCCTGCAGCTGAGTTTAGTTTAGCTAAATATTCAAAACAGATTGACGAATGTTTTTCTGGTGACACTGTGGAAGAAATCATTTATAG GTTAAAGGTGGATGGCAGCGAATGGGCCCAAAGTGTTATTCATACTCTTCAGAAAATATCACCGACATCCCTCAAAGTTACACTCGAAGCTTTGAAGAGATCAATAAATATGATCAGTCTTACTGAATATCTAGAGATGGAAAGTAATCTGACAGAAAATATGATAATGCTCCAAAAAAGTCCAGACTTTCAGGAAGGTGTTCGTGCATTATTGgttgataaaaatcataaacccATCTGGAACCCAAGAAATCTCGAAGATGTTACAGATCAATATATTGATAGTTTATTCACCAAGGCTGTTTAG
- the LOC122850932 gene encoding hydrocephalus-inducing protein-like, translating into IKLCIVFHGALFTQYQESACKTAKKLGVNLLNIDDCFIKSIAHSQNSTIRNLIDSKYQEFFKDYVDSNIENHQLVKDHEVLVFNKIPKIDVLNSLDLLSQYEYKIEAIHLLENILKITGKLKSEKKKSKNDTFLDVDITQLVKILQDGLLADHFEDGIVIQSLKNNFIINETTMLSTIIQLLSPIHSEEKEMLESKLKKIDEMPDEEFHLLSEDDKNLYIEKIQKPRIEEAQLRRQKMYKKISTLMSPNLTENNDTKEVKVKDSSSDINSDIQKTTTDNVTNSNILKDDNAHQHASESNLYSILSPMEKPKIHKNHQFELLDSINNENPDSRIIIQAGESRVFKIIFKPKKSGKFKNEFVISIIGSNGQYRRIFMTGQKKTKYIVLKNNSTLIPVFWRIKRSEILNQQIIVPQKSGWIYPTMECKIEICFIGMLIGVMEQSLIPICIFLYENDDDPFSIETIRVAGETFDVNINLQDSLPIKFGIVRTNLIINPQAGKLEPGKVFIINIFFTPTIEMDIKEIALLKCNLYDENNTTLVVTKIPLTVSIFAQYPIVKLHPNYELMFGPMTMKSSKKLILSIENSEIDNNIVTNQMEIGPFKLEKNEGFIEIGKIEEIIIEAYPQVIGKIVEKILIKILGGSPSDANGRLLKLSLESCMPKIDFNDFKLIFQDSHIVNEPNDFICSLDKEYTLRLRNSGLVASDVVIDIIKNSSTSKSLVPVFVVDPVKATISPLETHVFTITFSPTIIKKYSYFLEARVLLPPDMTSDKLYIEIIGNSCVPEIDLIEPSIDSKRGHAYLKFGQCLVGETSIKNISFKNTGKVKTQVLIEIHREFTKLIVLFKPDEPIIIEAKICLFFTNNPYEQLTVNLQGEGFIEPVVFEGLQLEEKILINNSDDDSIKSKEKLESSSYLVYKINMDSCFIGKTESVSFKIVNKSSDKYFKFELISQYSDIYFLPSVGHLGYFDYKDITLSFRSLCPVHYTQTLLNCKINEIKLSNSPRGIAWDNQCFTVDWKTPKQFSNENQVFLTRIQNIADEPQYEIVNDIVRTIQLNFSATAAYSVYSCSTEKIHFEDTFIFQKIKLSFHIDNSGIVDLIYKWKIIKKDKSIDSSFNSLENLSSSTSLTQFSSLKNVVVDEILPFSITPEFGIIKPGKTQEYFLTFIPKVVNSYQVNVVCDIDNLDPEIKTLKIVVDGKSLPIYYHIDLPESVHVDNHHLDLAEDTRFLEFNIIGVGENHTKTFNLINLTIKPYHFSWTEKKSLNKNDKSYFHCKFKKGIVEAESSTKISFVLSAQDVGKFESLWTLSIEEYKIDIPFVLIGNVKLPHVACCTVKINLEKTYPGRQVESTIRIANKENLALTFNVTKQALQKGLRVEPSFGILEPNKDKFFRIIFKPWQIGPLNTTLKIFVEKMKKPLKVFITGEVIELKSRITYK; encoded by the exons attaaattatgtattgTTTTTCATGGTGCTCTATTTACTCAGTATCAAGAAAGTGCTTGTAAAACAGCAAAAAAACTAGgagttaatttgttaaatattgatgattgttttattaaatcaattgcaCATTCACAAAACTCAACTATtcgaaatttaattgattctAAATaccaagaattttttaaagattatgttgattcaaatattgaaaatcaTCAATTAGTTAAAGATCATGAAGTgttagtttttaataaaatacctAAAATTGATGTACTTAATTCTTTAGATTTATTGAGTCAATATGAGTACAAAATTGAGGCAATtcatttattagaaaatatattaaagatAACAGGAAAATTaaagagtgaaaaaaaaaaatctaaaaacgATACATTTCTTGATGTTGATATAACccaacttgtaaaaattttacaagatgGATTATTGGCTGATCATTTTGAAGATGGTATTGTCAttcaatcattaaaaaataattttataataaatgaaacaacaaTGCTTTCGACAATCATTCAGCTACTGTCACCAATACATT ctgaagaaaaagaaatgttaGAATCTAAGCTTAAAAAAATCGATGAAATGCCTGATGAAGAGTTTCATTTACTTTCAGaggatgataaaaatttatacattgaaaaaattcaaaaaccaAGAATTGAAGAAGCTCAATTGAGACgtcaaaaaatgtataaaaaaatatcaacattaaTGAGTCCAAATTTaacagaaaataatgatacaaaaGAAGTGAAAGTGAAAGATTCAAGCTCCGATATAAATTCAGAtatacaaaaaacaacaacag ACAATGTAACTAAcagtaatattttaaaagatgatAATGCTCATCAACATGCTTCTGAATCAAATCTTTATTCGATTTTATCACCCATGGAAAAAccaaaaattcataaaaatcatcaattcgAATTATTGGActcaattaataatgaaaatccAGATTCACGTATTATTATTCAGGCTGGTGAATCaagagtatttaaaattatatttaaacccAAGAAAagtggtaaatttaaaaatgaatttgtcaTTAGTATTATTGGAAGTAACGGTCAATATCGTCGTATATTCATGACAG gtcaaaaaaaaactaaatacattgtattaaaaaataattcaactttaATTCCTGTATTTTGGAGAATAAAAAGAtctgaaatattaaatcaacaaattattgTACCTCAAAAATCCGGATGGATTTATCCAACAATGGAgtgtaaaattgaaatatgttTTATTGGAATGTTGATTGGTGTTATGGAACAATCATTAATTCCAatctgtatatttttatatgagaATGATGATGATCCATTCTCAATAGAAACAATAAGAGTAGCTGGAGAAACATTtgatgtaaatattaatttacaagatTCTCTTCCAATTAAATTTGGAATTGTTAGA ACAAATCTTATAATTAATCCACAAGCTGGAAAGCTTGAACCAggtaaagtttttattataaatatattttttacaccaACTATTGAAATGGATATAAAAGAAATTGCacttttaaaatgtaatttgtatgatgaaaataatacgaCTTTGGTTGTAACAAAAATTCCATTGACAGTGTCGATATTTGCACAATATCCAATAGTTAAACTTCATCCTAATTATGAGTTGATGTTCGGCCCAATGACTATGAAATCATccaaaaaactaattttatctATTGAAAATTCTG aaattgataataatattgtgacTAATCAAATGGAGATAGGTCCATTTaagcttgaaaaaaatgagggttttattgaaattggaaaaattgaagaaatcaTAATTGAAGCTTATCCTCAAGTTATaggaaaaattgttgaaaaaattttaataaaaattcttggAGGTTCTCCGAGTGATGCCAATGGAAgactattaaaattatcattagaaTCTTGTATgccaaaaattgattttaatgactttaaattaatatttcaagatAGCCATATTGTTAATGAGCCTAATGATTTTATATGCTCACTTGATAAAGAATACaca TTGCGACTACGTAATTCAGGTCTTGTTGCGTCAGATGTTGTCATtgatatcattaaaaattcatcaacatcaaaatcTTTAGTACctgtatttgttgttgatcCTGTTAAAGCAACTATTTCTCCGCTGGAAACTCATGTATTTACAATTACATTTAGtccaacaataataaaaaaatacagctaTTTTTTGGAAGCAAGAGTTTTACTTCCTCCAGATATGACCTCTGATAAATTGTACATTGAAATTATTGGCAACAGCTGCGTGCCAGAAATTGACCTCATTGAACCGTCAATAGATTCTAAGCGAGGTCATGCATATTTGAAATTTGGTCAGTGCCTTGTGGGTGAGAcaagcattaaaaatatttcattcaaaaatactGGAAAAGTCAAAACTCAAGTACTCATTGAGATTCATA GGGAATTTACAAAGTTAATAGTTCTATTTAAACCAGATGAGCCAATAATAATTGAAgcaaaaatttgtttattttttacgaaTAATCCATATGAACAATTGACAGTTAATTTACAAGGTGAAGGTTTTATTGAGCCGGTTGTTTTTGAGGGTTTacaacttgaagaaaaaattttaataaataactctGATGATGACAgtataaaatcaaaagaaaaattagaatcatcatcatacttagtttataaaataaatatggacTCGTGTTTTATTGGAAAAACTGAATCCGTATCTTtcaaaattgtcaataaatctagtgacaaatattttaaatttgaattaataagtCAATAttctgatatttattttttaccctcTGTTGGACATTTGggatattttgattataaagATATTACTTTGTCATTTAGATCATTATGCCCTGTTCATTATACTCAA ACGTTATTAAATTGCAAAATCAATGAAATCAAGTTATCAAATAGTCCCCGAGGCATAGCTTGGGATAATCAATGTTTCACGGTTGATTGGAAAACACCAAAGCAATTCTCAAATGAAAACCAAGTTTTTTTAACTCGTATTCAGAATATTGCAGATGAACCACAGTACGAAATTGTCAATGACATTGTCAGAAcgattcaattaaatttttcagcaACAGCAGCTTATTCTGTTTATTCATGTTCTACAGAGAAAATACATTTCGAAGATACATTCATCTTCcag AAAATCAAATTATCATTTCATATTGATAATTCAGGCATCGTAGATTTGATTTACaaatggaaaattattaaaaaagataaatcaaTAGACTCATCATTTAattcacttgaaaatttatcaagttcaaCAAGTTTAACACaattttcttctttaaaaaatgtagTAGTTGATGAAATATTGCCGTTTAGTATTACACCTGAATTTGGTATTATTAAACCAGGAAAAACACAAGAATATTTTCTCACTTTTATACCAAAAGTTGTAAATAGCTATCAAGTAAATGTCGTTTGTGATATTGATAATCTTGATCcagaaataaaaacattaaaaattgttgttgacGGAAAAAGTTTGCCAATTTATTATCACATTGATTTGCCAGAGAGTGTTCATGTAGATAATCATCATTTAGATTTAGCAGAAGACACAAGATTTCTTGAGTTTAATATAATTGGTGTCGGTGAAAATCATACGAAAACATTCAATCTAATTAATCTAACAATAAAACCTTATCATTTTTCATggactgaaaaaaaatcattaaacaaaaatgataaatcttattttcattgtaaatttaaaaaaggcaTTGTAGAAGctgaatcatcaacaaaaatatcatttgtatTATCAGCTCAAGATGTTGGAAAATTTGAATCATTGTGGACACTTTCGATTGAAGAATACAAAATTGACATACCATTTGTTTTAATTGGTAATGTTAAATTACCTCATGTTGCTTGTTGTACAGTCAaaataaatcttgaaaaaaCATATCCAGGACGACAAGTTGAAAGCACCATTAGAATTGCAAACAAGGAAAATTTGGCACTGACATTCAATGTCACTAAACAGGCATTACAAAAAGGCTTAAGAGTTGAACCTTCATTTGGTATCCTCGAGccaaataaagataaattttttcgaattatatttaaaccaTGGCAAATAGGTCCCTTGAATACAaccttgaaaatttttgtagaaaaaatgaaaaaaccatTGAAAGTTTTTATAACTGGTGAggtaattgaattaaaatcacGTATAACatataaatga
- the LOC122852036 gene encoding beta-hexosaminidase subunit beta-like, whose protein sequence is MLRWSFLLMVVTIHQVVSQKYGPSVVTTQGEPWPVPYKRSLHGGFKLIHPQAVIYRYNHNHPILVDAVARYRNIIIKECEIGYRSIKHQQNDNNIYSDPNYKGDINIITFNVPLDEETRPYLNMNESYTLTIADSSQIVIDAGSIWGALRALETLSQLLTPSGKEISMIIQLQTIYDEPKLSHRGLLLDTSRHYLPVSDILMTLDAMSYNKLNVFHWHIVDDQSFPYKGKKYPELAEKGTWHPEFLYTLNDVKNIIEYARLRGIRVISEFDSPGHVASWGQSHPEFLTTCYDTSGKPDGKLGPMNPISPNIWEFLSSFFEEVFELFYDSFVHLGGDEVPFECWQSNPDIITYMNNNNMASDFTRLENEYIQKLLKIPESHKKNAIVWHEVFDNGVTLTPSTAVHVWTGDWKKKLQNVTEAGHPVLLSACWYLDHVAGGGDWEKYYDCDPLDFVGSDSVRHLMLGGEACMWGESVDRTNIHQRVWPRASAVAERLWSYANETVAVAAQRLEEHTCRMNRRDIPAQPPNGPSFCYI, encoded by the exons atgctGAGATGGAGTTTTTTGTTGATGGTAGTAACGATCCATCAAGTCGTGAGCCAAAAATATGGCCCTTCAGTGGTTACTACCCAAGGTGAGCCTTGGCCAGTGCCATACAAACGTAGTCTTCATGGtggatttaaattaatacatcCACAAGCTGTTATATACCGA taCAATCACAATCATCCAATACTCGTTGATGCAGTTGCAAGATATCGTAATATCATAATTAAAGAATGTGAGATTGGTTATCGTTCaataaaacatcaacaaaatgataataatatttatagtgATCCCAACTATAAGGGtgatatcaatataataacattCAATGTACCTCTGGATGAAGAAACACGTCCTTATCTCAACATGAATGAGAGCT acACACTGACTATTGCTGATTCTAGTCAGATTGTTATTGATGCTGGTTCTATATGGGGAGCACTTCGTGCCCTCGAAACACTTTCACAACTTTTAACACCATCTGGAAAAGAAATTAGT ATGATTATTCAACTTCAGACAATTTATGATGAGCCAAAATTATCACACAGAGGTCTCTTGTTAGACACGTCCCGTCATTATCTGCCAGTGTCAGATATATTGATGACACTTGATGCGATGTCTTATAATAAACTAAACGTATTTCATTGGCATATTGTTGATGACCAAAGTTTTCCTTACAAGGGTAAAAAATATCCCGAATTAGCTGAAAAAGGAACATGGCACCCTGAGTTTTTATACACTTTAAATGatgtcaaaaatattattgagtaCGCAAGACTACGTGGTATTCGTGTCATCTCAGAATTCGACTCACCAGGGCATGTCGCGTCATGGGGACAGTCACATCCAGAATTTTTAACAACTTGTTATG atACATCAGGAAAACCCGATGGAAAACTAGGACCAATGAATCCAATTAGTCCAAACATTTGGGAATTTCTTAGCAGTTTTTTTGAGGaagtatttgaattattttatgatagtTTTGTTCATCTTGGTGGTGATGAAGTACCATTTGAATGTTGGCAAAGTAATCCAGATATTATCacttatatgaataataataatatggcaAGTGATTTTACCCGCTTGGAAAATGAGTACATACAAAAACTTCTAAAAATACCAGAGagccataaaaaaaatgcaattgtATGGCATGAAGTATTTGATAATGGAGTAACATTGACACCCAGTACAGCTGTTCATGTATGGACTGGagactggaaaaaaaaactgcaaaaTGTTACCGAGGCAGGACACCCAGTGCTTTTATCAGCTTGCTGGTATCTCGATCACGTAGCAGGTGGTGGAGattgggaaaaatattatgattgtGATCCACTTGATTTTGTTGGATCTGATTCTGTAAGACATTTGATGCTTGGAGGAGAAGCGTGCATGTGGGGTGAATCAGTTGACAG gaCAAATATACATCAGAGAGTTTGGCCACGTGCAAGTGCTGTAGCTGAACGTCTCTGGAGTTATGCCAATGAAACAGTAGCAGTTGCAGCTCAACGACTTGAAGAGCATACGTGTCGTATGAACCGTCGTGATATTCCTGCTCAACCTCCCAACGGCCCATCATTTTGCTACATATag
- the LOC122852039 gene encoding keratin-associated protein 10-12-like yields MGSCKKNSYNVMDEISKLICEMDCRKPEPECCNISCPPLGCPQGPCPGMCTIQRAPDPCCVSKMPKSFSCKPTSQCCVPSPCFPTKKYCLTPAIPSRQKTFALNCQPPCCPPVPQSCEWDREHIKVCYPTGPSCCPTPCCPAPLTCVQPQKQAWQMCCPTTYPKPCPPPCPPPVPSCPLPRNLSSPPACSTYIVSIPPR; encoded by the exons atgggAAGCTGCAAGAAAAATAGTTATAATGTTATGGATGAAATAAGCAAATTAATTTGTGAAATGGATTGCCG AAAACCCGAGCCAGAATGTTGTAATATATCATGTCCACCACTGGGATGTCCACAAGGACCCTGCCCAGGAATGTGCACTATTCAAAGAGCTCCTGATCCATGTTGTGTCTCCAAGATGCCAAAGTCATTTTCTTGCAAACCAACATCACAATGTTGTGTTCCTAGTCCGTGTtttccaacaaaaaaatactgtcTTACTCCTGCTATACCTTCACGACAAAAAACATTTGCCCTAAATTGTCAACCACCCTGCTGCCCACCAGTACCACAATCATGTGAATGGGATCGTGAACATATTAAAGTTTGTTATCCTACTGGACCGAGCTGTTGTCCAACTCCTTGTTGTCCAGCTCCATTAACTTGTGTTCAACCACAAAAACAAGCATGGCAAATGTGTTGTCCAACGACATATCCCAAGCCATGTCCACCTCCATGTCCTCCACCTGTTCCCAGCTGTCCTTTACCAAGAAATTTGTCATCACCACCTGCATGTTCAACATACATTGTTTCCATTCCACCTCGATAA